From the Primulina tabacum isolate GXHZ01 chromosome 3, ASM2559414v2, whole genome shotgun sequence genome, one window contains:
- the LOC142539361 gene encoding piezo-type mechanosensitive ion channel homolog isoform X2, whose translation MTRILRGFVLPLLLLTEVCYFAAGLLNWSLISFIHLVTSLVLQFNIPKRGFRFRGRVLCFWFDLMYSVLVIVLQVIFSSFYGLFRIGNGAAQMLGG comes from the exons ATGACAAGAATTCTCCGCGGGTTTGTGTTGCCTCTGCTGCTTTTGACAG AGGTATGCTATTTTGCCGCTGGGTTGCTGAATTGGAGTTTGATTTCCTTCATTCATTTGGTGACTTCTCTGGTTTTACAGTTCAATATTCCCAAAAGAG GATTCAGATTCAGGGGAAGGGTTTTATGCTTTTGGTTTGATCTTATGTACTCAGTTCTTGTGATTGTTCTGCAAGTCATTTTTTCCTCATTTTATGGGCTATTCCGAATTGGCAATGGGGCAGCACAGATGCTTGGTGGATAA
- the LOC142539361 gene encoding piezo-type mechanosensitive ion channel homolog isoform X1 yields the protein MTRILRGFVLPLLLLTEVCYFAAGLLNWSLISFIHLVTSLVLQFNIPKRGYRLRLASCLAVPAVQLVGGISNPSWISLPIFLFSCVGLIEWSLTSNFLGLFSWKT from the exons ATGACAAGAATTCTCCGCGGGTTTGTGTTGCCTCTGCTGCTTTTGACAG AGGTATGCTATTTTGCCGCTGGGTTGCTGAATTGGAGTTTGATTTCCTTCATTCATTTGGTGACTTCTCTGGTTTTACAGTTCAATATTCCCAAAAGAG GTTATCGTCTTAGGCTTGCTTCCTGCTTAGCAGTGCCTGCTGTGCAGTTGGTTGGGGGGATTAGCAATCCTTCCTGGATTTCTTTACCAATTTTCCTTTTCAGCTGTGTTGGACTCATTGAATGGTCTCTAACGAGCAACTTTTTAGGCCTTTTCAG TTGGAAGACATAA
- the LOC142539360 gene encoding RNA demethylase ALKBH10B-like: MPPVAAVLAQGDRIQLNPMMAPAVVQQLPPPGVMMTTVSETFAKDAIISWFRGEFAAANAIIDTLCSHLTQLESGGAAEYKSVFAAIHMRRMNWIPILHRQKYFSIADIPMELNKVAAKKVEERNVACTESCDEKVKNQEIPAEESAGIIENDGGEAAREESERDESPESEITDTGSQEVQPSLEHVDICSNHEDCDARCAQIKMTKGFIAKEPVKGHMVNVVRGLKLYEDVFTDVELSKLNNLVNELRIAGQNGELSDETFVLYNQHVKGNKRELIQLGVPIFGKIHNDSMTQKNYVDPIPTLLQGVIEHLIQWHLIPEHRKPNSCIINFFDEGEYSQPFLKPPHLDQPLSTLLLSESTMAFGRTVVNDGEGNYRGPLMLSLKEGSLLVMRGNSSDTARHVMCASLNKRVTITFFRVRAETQNNTPAESPLNKAMTLWQPGAPNPNATLTGYEPMTMIPKWSLMRSPLVMLAPVRPMVVSPKRVPGGGTGVFLPWTVGSRKPAKHLPPRAQRGRFLSLRSSVETRKEETNSDSGLNNS, translated from the exons ATGCCGCCGGTGGCAGCCGTTTTAGCTCAGGGTGATAGGATTCAGTTGAATCCGATGATGGCTCCAGCCGTTGTGCAGCAGCTGCCGCCGCCGGGGGTGATGATGACGACCGTGTCGGAGACGTTTGCCAAGGATGCTATCATCTCGTGGTTCCGTGGGGAGTTTGCGGCGGCGAATGCTATCATCGATACGCTCTGCAGCCACCTGACGCAGCTGGAGAGTGGCGGGGCAGCCGAGTACAAGTCGGTTTTCGCGGCTATACACATGCGGAGGATGAACTGGATCCCGATCCTCCACAGGCAGAAGTATTTCTCCATCGCGGATATCCCGATGGAGCTCAATAAAGTGGCCGCGAAGAAGGTAGAAGAGAGGAACGTCGCATGTACAGAATCGTGTGATGAGAAAGTGAAGAACCAGGAAATCCCGGCCGAGGAATCGGCGGGCATCATTGAGAATGATGGCGGTGAAGCGGCGCGTGAGGAATCCGAGAGGGATGAATCGCCTGAAAGTGAGATCACTGATACAG GATCTCAAGAAGTGCAGCCATCTCTTGAACATGTTGATATATGTTCCAACCATGAAGACTGTGATGCACGTTGTGCTCAGATCAAGATGACGAAAGGTTTCATCGCAAAGGAGCCAGTTAAAGGGCATATG GTGAATGTTGTTCGAGGTCTTAAATTGTATGAAGACGTATTCACTGATGTGGAGCTCTCTAAATTGAATAACTTAGTGAATGAACTTCGAATCGCTGGTCAGAACGGTGAACTGTCAG ATGAGACCTTTGTTCTATACAATCAGCATGTGAAAGGAAACAAGAGGGAGTTGATTCAGCTAGGCGTACCCATTTTCGGGAAGATACACAATGATTCAATGACCCAAAAGA ACTATGTCGACCCAATCCCAACTCTTCTCCAAGGTGTCATTGAGCACTTGATTCAATGGCATCTAATTCCAGAACACAGGAAACCAAACAGCTGCATTATTAACTTCTTTGATGAA GGCGAATATTCTCAGCCTTTTCTTAAACCACCTCATTTGGACCAACCACTTTCTACACTCCTCCTCTCCGAATCAACCATGGCATTCGGCCGCACAGTAGTTAACGATGGTGAAGGAAATTATAGAGGGCCACTCATGCTTTCTCTGAAGGAAGG GTCTCTTTTAGTTATGAGAGGGAACAGCTCAGACACAGCAAGGCATGTTATGTGCGCCTCGCTTAACAAGAGGGTGACCATCACTTTCTTCAGAGTTCGAGCAGAGACCCAAAACAACACACCTGCAGAAAGCCCTTTAAACAAAGCCATGACTTTGTGGCAACCTGGTGCCCCAAATCCAAATGCTACACTCACTGGCTACGAACCAATGACTATGATCCCAAAATGGAGTCTCATGCGCTCCCCTTTGGTCATGTTAGCCCCTGTGCGTCCTATGGTTGTGAGCCCTAAAAGAGTTCCAGGTGGTGGCACTGGAGTGTTCTTGCCCTGGACTGTTGGTTCGCGAAAGCCCGCAAAGCATCTTCCTCCACGTGCTCAAAGAGGAAGGTTTCTTTCTTTACGTTCCTCGGTTGAAACACGTAAAGAAGAGACAAATTCTGATTCAGGGCTCAACAATTCATAA